The window GAAAACCAGGATATGCAATTTCCATATCAAATCCTGAATTTAGATAATGGTCAAAATGCCCCCCTGTAATAGCTAAAGGCTTTATTGAAATATTCAATCTTGGAGCTGGAAAAATCTTCCTTTCCTGCGACATTTTTACTCCAATGTCTGCAAGTCCTGTGTCACGTACAGTGGTTACTCCTGCATCAATTGTTGCCTTCATATTGGAAACTGCATTGTAAAAGTAATATGAAAGAGGGTCCTTCATTATATCCTCTTTATGAAATCCATTTGCCATGATATGGGCATGTGAGTCTATAAAACCTGGCAAGAGGTAGTTATCTTCACCATCTATAACAATATGGTCTTTGTAAAGGAAAGATTCCTCTGTATGCAATGACTTAATTCTGCCATTTTTGATTAAAACATGACGCTCTTCAAGAGGCTCTTCACTAAATGGATTTATAATATTTACATTTTTAATGTATACGGAAGACATTTTATCACCTCAATGTTAAAATCGATCTAGAATAATCAAATAATAATTAAAATAAAAAATTAAATAAAAATAAATTATCAATTATAATAAAGTTATTTTACCGTTATCACTGTCTACTTCAACCATTTGTCCATTTACCAATTCTTCAACGCTTGATGGAGAATCAACCATTGGAATGTCAGACATGATTGCACCAGTTGCTATAATCGGTTCAGCTTTTAGGCAAATAATTGCTTTAGGAGCTGTGTTGTTTTTCATCATCTGGAATATTACATAAGATCCAACAGTTGAACCTTTTCCGCCAGGAATGAAAAGGACTTTATCCTTAATGGATTCTCCTTTGAGTTCATGATTTGGGTCAATGACTACACCAGTTTCAGGGTCAACCCCACCTAAAAAACTGATAGCCTCACTAGATACAATTAATTCCCCTTCTGCTTTTCCTTTAGAAATATTTCTGCATTCAATCATAAAATCACATATGAAAATAAATAATTATTTAAAAATTAACATTAATCATAATTAGTTTATTAATTCTATTATAAAAATTTTTAAAATTCCGGTATTGTATCTTTTTGTACCCTATAACAAATATTTATATACTTTAATGTATATAACAATTGTTATAAATTATTATTTGAGAATTAATTAAGTTAATTACGAAAATTATTAAATACTAAAAATAAAATACTAATTAACTGTAATTATTAAAATGAGATTAGGTTTGAAAAAATGAGTAAAACAACAAAAATTTTAACTATTCAAGATATTTCATGCTATGGGCAGTGCTCAATAACTGTTGCACTCCCTGTAATTTCTGCTTTTGGAATAGAAACTGCAGTTATTCCTTCTGCGGTCCTATCTACACACACTTCAGGTTTCACAGACTTTACTGTGAGAGACTTAACTGAAGACCTTCCTGAAATTAGAAAACATTGGGAAAAGGAAGGAATATCCTTTGATGCCATTTATACTGGTTTCATTGCATCAAAAGAGCAATTAGATTACATTAAAGACATTATAGACTCAAGATTAAATGACGATGGACTAGTCTTCGTAGACCCTGCTATGGCAGACCATGGAGAATTCTACAATGGTTTTGACCAGGAATTCGCAGATGCAATGGGAGAGCTTTGTAAATTAGGAGACTACATTCTACCTAACACAACTGAAGCTTGCTATATATTGCATAAACCTTGGAAAGAAACATTTTCAAAAGAGGAAATGCTCGAAATGGCTAAAGAGCTTGCACAATTCACTAAAAGATATGTTATCCTAAAAGGATATGAAAATGATAATGATGAAATGGGAATGATTGTTTTGGATAAGCAGGAAGATACAATTGATATTGTATACAATGATAAGGTGAATTATGTTTCCCATGGAACCGGAGATGTCTTTGCTTCATCATTTGTAGGATCTGTAATGTTAGGAAAATCCCCTTCATCTGCAGCAAAAGTGGCTGGAGAATTTACTAAAAAGGCAATTGAAAAAACAATTGGCGATAAGACTCATACCTATGGAGTTAAATTTGAACAGGCAATTCCAGAACTGTATGACCTATTAAAAACAATTTAAATTAACTAATTTTAAAGTGGAATACTATGGAAAATCGTACTGGTCTTTTTTCAAATGGAGTAATATGGTTTGGAGTTGCAGTCTCTGTTTCAGAAATAGAAGCGGGAATACAGCTTGCTTCCTCATCCCCAATTGATTCCATTTGGCTTCCATTGGTGCTTGGACACATTATAGGTGGAATATTACTATTTTTTATAGGTTTAGTCGGTGCACGCCTTAGAGTGAATGCAATGGAGACCATTAAATCCACTTTTGGGGATTTCGGTTCCAAATTCTTTTCCTCATTGAATGTGATGCAGCTTATAGCATGGGTCGCTGTGCTTAATGCCCAAGGTGCAGCGGCTATGATGGGTTTGAATTTACCTATATCCTTCACTTTAACATGCATCATCCTCTCTCTAATCATTGCAATATGGGTTTATGTTGGACTTTACCGCTTATCAAAAGTAACAACCGTAATGATGGTGGTGCTTACAGTATTGCTTGCAATCCTATCCTTTAAGCTATTGGGAGGAAACATAACAAATGCATTGCCTATTGCTTCAATAACAAGTGCAAGTTCCCCAACACTAAGCTTTTGGAACATCTTTGAAATATCAATAGCTATGCCTATCTCATGGCTTCCTGTAATTTCAGACTATACTAAAGATGTTGAAAATCCAGTCAACGGAACAATGATTTCTGCAGTTGCATACACTATAGCAAGCCTTTGGATGTACATTTTAGGTATGCAAATTGTTGGAATTGGAACAACAAGCATTGCACAATCAATCCTTATGGCAGGCCTTGGAGCCCAAGGAGTGATTATCCTAGTGCTTTCAACTGTAACATCCAACTTTGTAGCAGCAAATTCAGCAGGAGAATCTGCAAAAGCTATCGTTAATAGAATCAATCCTAGAATTGCGGGAGTTGTAGTGAGCATATTAAGTTGTGTGCTTGCCATTTCAGGAATCATGGATCATTACATTGGATTTTTATATCTTATCGCTTCAGTGTTTGCCCCAATGGCTGCAGTGCTTTTGGTTTCATTCTTCATTTCAAAAGAAGATACCGGAGATACAAAGATTTGGTACTGGAACATGTTTGCATGGTTTGCAGGGTTTATCGTGTACCAATTCACTGTAGGACTCGATTCAATTCCATTAGGCCCAACATTACTTGCCATAATAGTATCAGCTGCACTGGCTTATCTTGGTGTTTTGGTGAAAAATAAATCCCAATCAGATTTAGTTGAAGTGTGAAAAATAGATAGATTACAAATATATAAATAGTTATAATAAAAAAGTTATAATCATGGCTGAAGTAAATTTTATGGAAACTGGTAGGCTCGAAGCATTTTATGATGCAATCATTGCAATTATTGTAACCGTACTTGTTTTGGAATTACCCCAACCTGCAACTGC of the Methanobrevibacter sp. genome contains:
- a CDS encoding DUF126 domain-containing protein, which encodes MIECRNISKGKAEGELIVSSEAISFLGGVDPETGVVIDPNHELKGESIKDKVLFIPGGKGSTVGSYVIFQMMKNNTAPKAIICLKAEPIIATGAIMSDIPMVDSPSSVEELVNGQMVEVDSDNGKITLL
- a CDS encoding pyridoxamine kinase, translating into MSKTTKILTIQDISCYGQCSITVALPVISAFGIETAVIPSAVLSTHTSGFTDFTVRDLTEDLPEIRKHWEKEGISFDAIYTGFIASKEQLDYIKDIIDSRLNDDGLVFVDPAMADHGEFYNGFDQEFADAMGELCKLGDYILPNTTEACYILHKPWKETFSKEEMLEMAKELAQFTKRYVILKGYENDNDEMGMIVLDKQEDTIDIVYNDKVNYVSHGTGDVFASSFVGSVMLGKSPSSAAKVAGEFTKKAIEKTIGDKTHTYGVKFEQAIPELYDLLKTI
- a CDS encoding cytosine permease; protein product: MENRTGLFSNGVIWFGVAVSVSEIEAGIQLASSSPIDSIWLPLVLGHIIGGILLFFIGLVGARLRVNAMETIKSTFGDFGSKFFSSLNVMQLIAWVAVLNAQGAAAMMGLNLPISFTLTCIILSLIIAIWVYVGLYRLSKVTTVMMVVLTVLLAILSFKLLGGNITNALPIASITSASSPTLSFWNIFEISIAMPISWLPVISDYTKDVENPVNGTMISAVAYTIASLWMYILGMQIVGIGTTSIAQSILMAGLGAQGVIILVLSTVTSNFVAANSAGESAKAIVNRINPRIAGVVVSILSCVLAISGIMDHYIGFLYLIASVFAPMAAVLLVSFFISKEDTGDTKIWYWNMFAWFAGFIVYQFTVGLDSIPLGPTLLAIIVSAALAYLGVLVKNKSQSDLVEV